In the Quercus lobata isolate SW786 chromosome 5, ValleyOak3.0 Primary Assembly, whole genome shotgun sequence genome, one interval contains:
- the LOC115988878 gene encoding uncharacterized protein LOC115988878 isoform X2 gives MLPQQWASPCGNQCTNKYAALMQIPWRVFCKKGCDADVKTWEECLEECNEICYKDPVLKDHQWSSYIDRSPGHSTYSEECFHACVSGCGYKQNKQIPNGS, from the exons atgtTACCACAGCAGTGGGCGTCGCCTTGCGGAAACCAGTGCACCAACAAATACGCTGCACTGATGCAGATTCCAT GGCGTGTATTTTGCAAAAAGGGCTGTGATGCTGATGTAAAGACATGGGAAGAAT GCTTGGAGGAGTGCAATGAGATATGCTATAAGGACCCTGTATTAAAGGACCACCAATGGAGTTCCTACATTGACCGTTCTCCTGGACATTCCACCTACTCAGAG GAATGTTTCCATGCTTGTGTATCTGGCTGTGGGTACAAG caaaataagcagattccAAACGGATCCTAA
- the LOC115988878 gene encoding uncharacterized protein LOC115988878 isoform X1 — translation MLPQQWASPCGNQCTNKYAALMQIPWRVFCKKGCDADVKTWEECLEECNEICYKDPVLKDHQWSSYIDRSPGHSTYSEECFHACVSGCGYKFDMHSEKVDKVRPNRPLKLPPPVPKPTRPSVDHIETAEDIPSTSA, via the exons atgtTACCACAGCAGTGGGCGTCGCCTTGCGGAAACCAGTGCACCAACAAATACGCTGCACTGATGCAGATTCCAT GGCGTGTATTTTGCAAAAAGGGCTGTGATGCTGATGTAAAGACATGGGAAGAAT GCTTGGAGGAGTGCAATGAGATATGCTATAAGGACCCTGTATTAAAGGACCACCAATGGAGTTCCTACATTGACCGTTCTCCTGGACATTCCACCTACTCAGAG GAATGTTTCCATGCTTGTGTATCTGGCTGTGGGTACAAG TTTGATATGCACTCGGAGAAAGTTGATAAAGTTCGTCCGAATAGGCCACTAAAGCTTCCCCCCCCTGTTCCAAAGCCAACTAGACCATCTGTTGATCACATAGAGACTGCTGAAGACATTCCTAGCACTTCTGCATAG